A genomic region of Pseudopipra pipra isolate bDixPip1 chromosome W, bDixPip1.hap1, whole genome shotgun sequence contains the following coding sequences:
- the LOC135404619 gene encoding zinc finger protein 239-like, with protein sequence MHRAGGGVAKGGQGRWPRADWLRGGSVKAEGARSERHFGLVVGSEEDSPAAAALRWERASLCREGSQSLRGSSDLVVPEQPPSTEKPFRCLECGKSFKNNSHLIRHQHIHTGARPYACGECGKSFNQSFHLIKHQQVHTGERPYVCNDCGKSFKNSSNLIRHQAIHTGERPYTCGQCGKSFRDSSSLRTHQLIHTREQPYKCLKCGKRFKTSSHLYRHERTHTDERPFRCTDCGKGFKHNYHLSTHRRIHTGERPYKCGECGKSFPHSSTLTKHRRTHQ encoded by the exons ATGCACCGCGCAGGTGGGGGCGTGGCGAAGGGCGGGCAGGGGCggtggccgcgcgctgattggctgcggggcgggtctgTAAAGGCGGAGGGCGCGCGGAGCGAGCGCCATTTTGGCCTCGTGGTCGGGAGTGAGGAGGACTCGCCTGCGGCCGCTGCACTTCGCTGG gaaagagccagcctgtgccgggaaggcagcCAGAGCTTAagggggagctctgacctggtggtccctgagcagcctcccagcacagagaagcccttcaggtgcttggaatgtgggaagagcttcaagaaCAACTCccacctgatccgacaccagcacatccacactggggcacgtccctacgcatgtggggaatgtgggaagagcttcaaccagagctTCCACCTGATCAAACACCAGCAggtccacactggggaacggccctacgTGTGTAATgattgtgggaagagcttcaagaacagctccaacctgatccgacaccaggccatccacactggggaacggccctacacgtgtgggcaatgtggaaagagcttcagggacagctccagcctccgcACCCATCAGCTCATCCACACTAGGGAAcagccctacaagtgcttgaaatgtgggaagaggtttaagaccagctcacatctctaCAGGCATGagcggacacacacggatgagaggcccttccgctgcactgactgcgggaagggcttcaagcacaACTACCACCTCAgcacccaccggcgcatccacaccggggaaaggccctacaagtgtggggagtgtgggaagagcttccccCACAGCTCTACCTTGACCAAACACAGACGTACCCACCAGTAa
- the LOC135404620 gene encoding olfactory receptor 14J1-like, with amino-acid sequence LHYRTLLGSRACAHMAAAAWATGFLTALLHTANTFSLPLCQGNALGQFFCEIPHILKLSCSHSGYLREIGLIVISACLVFGCFVFIVFSYVQIFRAVLRIPSQQGRHKAFSTCLPHLAVVSLFLSTVLFSYLKPPSISSPSLDLVLSVLYSVVSPGYGPAPAALRKRRRVRKRRKAATRAAIERRYANCRYANGVRGSAVAHSPTQMA; translated from the exons ctgcactacaggaccctcctgggcagcagagcttgtgcccacatggcagcagctgcctgggccactggatttctcactgctctgctgcacacagccaatacattttctctgcccctgtgccagggcaatgctctgggccagttcttctgtgaaatcccacacatcctcaagctctcctgctcacactcaggctacctcagggaaattgggctcattgtgATTAGTGCctgtttagtgtttggttgttttgttttcattgttttctcctatgtgcagatcttcagggctgtgctgaggatcccctctcagcagggacggcacaaagccttttccacctgcctccctcacctggccgtggtctccctgtttctcAGCACTGTCTTGTtttcctacctgaagcccccctccatatcctctccatccctggatctggtcctgtcagttctgtactcagtggtttctcca GGATacgggcccgcccccgccgcgctgcgcAAACGGCGCAGGgtacgcaaacggcgtaaggcGGCGACGCGGGCGGCAATAGAGCGGCGCTACGCAAATTGC cgctacgcaaacggcgtaagaGGCTCTGCCGTTGCCCACAGCCCTACGCAAATGGCGTAA
- the LOC135405356 gene encoding zinc finger protein 239-like, with the protein MSLAFPVGRRQIPSLSFLLPAPGPELRTESPEDKSPRETLVGEAVLKGSPAQEGSGEGKGRRSPRRRGSKAIPGCSEEERASLCQEGGRSLRRSSELVVPDQPPSREKPFRCLECGKSFRRSTTLLTHQHIHTGERPYTCGECGKSFRQSSKLIQHQRIHSGEWPYTCRECGKGFSDRFTQRIHQRIHSGERPYTCGECGKSFNWNSNLLTHQRIHTGERPYTCGECGKSFRHSSTLHSHQHIHTEERPYTCWECGKSFNYSSNLLTHQRIHTGERPYTCGECGKRFQTSSHLLRHERTHTDERPFRCTDCGKGFKQNSTLLTHRHIHSGERPYKCGECGKSFIRNSKLTKHQRTHQ; encoded by the coding sequence atgtccttggccttccctgtgggccggaggcaaatcccctccctgtccttcttgcttcctgccccaggccccgagctgaggacggagagcccggaggacaaatccccccgtgagaccctggtgggagaggccgttttgaagggctccccggcgcaggaaggcagcggggagggaaagggccggagatccccccgcaggaggggctccaaagccatcccagggtgctctgaggaggaaagagccagcctgtgccaggaaggcggccggagcttgaggcggagctctgagctggtggtccctgatcagcctcccagcagggaaaagcccttcaggtgcttggaatgtgggaagagctttaggaggAGCAccaccctcctcacccaccagcacatccacactggggaacgtccctacacatgtggggaatgtgggaagagcttcaggcaaaGCTCCAAGCTTATCCAACAtcagcgcatccacagtggggaatggccctacacatgtagggaatgtgggaagggcttcagtgACAGGTTCACTCAACGcatccaccagcgcatccacagtggggaacggccctacacgtgtggggaatgtggaaagagcttcaacTGGAActccaacctcctcacccaccagcgcatccacactggagaacgtccctacacgtgtggggaatgtgggaagagtttcagacACAGCTCCACCCTGcactcccaccagcacatccacactgaggaacggccctacacgtgttgggaatgtgggaagagcttcaactacagctccaacctcctcacccaccagcgcataCATACTGGGGagcggccctacacgtgtggggaatgtgggaagaggtttcagaccagctctcatctcctcagacatgagcggacgcacacagatgagaggcccttccgctgcaccgactgcgggaagggcttcaagcagaactccaccctcctcacccaccggcacatccacagcggggagaggccctacaagtgtggggagtgtgggaagagcttcatccGAAACTCTAagttgaccaaacaccaacggacccaccagtaa